One part of the Tunicatimonas pelagia genome encodes these proteins:
- a CDS encoding transketolase, whose translation MIDEEKIIELKKKAVEIRREIVTMVHRANSGHVGGSLGATDILVALYYHVMNHRPDQPDWENRDRFVLSKGHCTPVIYAVLADCGYFPKEDLKMFRRPGSHLQGHPHQPKTPGIEANTGTLGLGISTGLGMALGAKLRGQSHYYYIMCGDGEIQEGQAWEAAMFANKYKLDNVIGFVDRNYLQTDGNSEDIMPLDPLAPKWESFGWKVFTIDGHDYQQIIQTVEDAKQETQPVMIIANTTKGKGVSFMENEVSWHGTPPDKEAYENALKELTDGI comes from the coding sequence ATGATTGACGAAGAAAAGATCATAGAATTAAAGAAAAAAGCGGTTGAGATTCGCCGAGAGATCGTCACGATGGTGCACCGGGCGAATTCAGGGCACGTAGGCGGCAGTTTGGGCGCGACAGATATTCTAGTGGCTCTGTACTATCACGTAATGAACCATCGCCCGGATCAGCCAGATTGGGAAAATAGAGATCGGTTTGTGCTGTCCAAAGGACACTGTACTCCGGTGATTTACGCCGTATTGGCTGACTGTGGCTATTTTCCTAAGGAAGATTTAAAGATGTTCCGTAGACCGGGTTCTCACCTTCAGGGGCATCCCCACCAACCGAAAACCCCAGGCATTGAAGCCAATACGGGCACACTGGGGCTAGGAATTTCTACTGGACTGGGTATGGCGTTGGGAGCTAAGCTTCGCGGTCAATCTCACTACTACTATATTATGTGTGGCGATGGGGAGATTCAGGAAGGGCAGGCTTGGGAAGCCGCGATGTTTGCCAATAAGTATAAACTAGACAATGTAATCGGGTTCGTAGATCGTAATTATTTGCAGACCGACGGCAACTCCGAAGATATTATGCCGCTCGATCCGCTGGCCCCCAAGTGGGAAAGCTTTGGATGGAAAGTATTTACTATTGATGGACACGATTATCAGCAAATCATTCAAACGGTAGAAGATGCCAAGCAGGAAACTCAGCCGGTTATGATTATTGCCAATACCACCAAAGGAAAAGGAGTTTCGTTTATGGAAAACGAAGTAAGCTGGCACGGCACTCCCCCCGACAAAGAAGCCTACGAAAACGCACTAAAGGAACTAACCGATGGAATTTAA
- a CDS encoding transketolase family protein yields MEFKQTRQGYVDGLKELAKDHDNLVVLDADVAKATKTYEFEDEYPDRFFNCGVQEQNMLSVAAGLALEGYIPFASTFGVFATCRAGDQMRNSIAYPKLNVKIGATHCGISTGGDGASHQANEDIAIARVFPNMTVLVPGDYEEAKQATIAAAKHNGPVYLRFGRDAYPVVEEVHTDFTIGKAKLLREGTDITIITTGIMVSEGLQAADTLSQAGYSVRVLHLPTIKPLDVEAVIAAAKETKGIITAEEHSIIGGLGEAVAGVVGEHHPCPIIRVGVQDVFGESGQADELLDLYGLRAKNIVEAARRIL; encoded by the coding sequence ATGGAATTTAAGCAAACCCGCCAGGGCTACGTGGATGGTCTGAAAGAACTAGCCAAAGATCATGATAATCTGGTGGTGCTGGACGCGGATGTAGCCAAAGCCACCAAAACTTATGAGTTTGAAGATGAGTACCCCGACCGCTTCTTTAACTGCGGAGTGCAGGAGCAGAATATGCTATCGGTAGCGGCGGGCTTAGCGTTGGAAGGGTATATTCCCTTTGCTTCCACATTCGGGGTATTTGCTACTTGCCGGGCGGGTGACCAGATGCGGAACTCAATTGCCTACCCCAAACTGAACGTAAAGATTGGGGCAACCCACTGTGGTATCAGTACCGGGGGAGATGGCGCATCCCACCAAGCCAACGAAGACATTGCCATTGCCCGCGTCTTCCCAAATATGACCGTCCTAGTACCTGGCGACTATGAAGAAGCCAAGCAGGCAACCATTGCCGCTGCTAAACACAATGGCCCAGTATACCTCCGTTTCGGACGAGATGCTTATCCGGTAGTGGAAGAGGTTCACACAGATTTTACCATTGGCAAAGCTAAGTTACTACGAGAAGGAACTGATATTACCATCATCACCACCGGAATTATGGTAAGCGAAGGGTTGCAAGCAGCAGACACACTTTCCCAAGCAGGTTATTCAGTACGAGTACTGCATTTACCTACTATAAAACCATTGGATGTCGAAGCAGTCATTGCAGCGGCCAAAGAAACCAAAGGAATTATCACTGCCGAAGAGCATTCTATTATCGGTGGATTAGGCGAAGCTGTGGCCGGAGTGGTAGGCGAGCATCACCCTTGCCCCATCATTCGGGTAGGAGTACAGGATGTTTTCGGAGAGTCTGGACAAGCTGATGAACTGCTGGATTTGTATGGACTACGGGCGAAGAATATTGTAGAAGCAGCGAGAAGAATATTGTAA
- a CDS encoding SUKH-4 family immunity protein produces the protein MISAEDFKRLWNEEWSPLISYSKETIQDVPISEVTREFLIRSGLPDSCAPFLSFNQKVYYEGLKSIKEEYELENNDFVSYYAIGSGDNVSVCIDTERDDQIFQIDIHHVYNVDSKEDTDYHEDYIPVMFMNTYIEHLAHCLLEYHNFVEDIRLVRNNQPAIEIQLTEIESNKLVAKLLNADQNCLRKKSYWWFELEGLKTP, from the coding sequence ATGATTTCAGCGGAAGATTTTAAACGGTTATGGAATGAAGAATGGTCACCTCTAATTTCGTACAGTAAAGAGACAATTCAGGATGTTCCCATTAGTGAAGTTACCAGAGAATTTTTAATAAGATCGGGATTACCTGATAGTTGTGCGCCATTTCTTAGCTTCAATCAAAAGGTATATTATGAAGGTCTAAAAAGTATTAAAGAAGAATATGAATTGGAAAATAATGACTTCGTGAGCTACTACGCAATCGGAAGTGGCGATAATGTCTCAGTTTGCATCGACACAGAAAGGGACGACCAGATATTTCAAATTGATATTCACCATGTTTATAATGTAGATTCAAAAGAAGATACAGATTACCACGAGGATTATATACCTGTTATGTTTATGAATACTTACATAGAACATTTAGCTCACTGTCTATTAGAGTATCATAACTTCGTAGAGGATATAAGATTAGTTAGAAACAATCAACCAGCTATTGAAATTCAGCTAACAGAAATAGAATCAAATAAACTAGTGGCAAAGCTTCTAAATGCTGATCAAAACTGCCTAAGGAAAAAATCTTATTGGTGGTTCGAGCTTGAAGGATTGAAAACACCGTAA